From one Populus alba chromosome 17, ASM523922v2, whole genome shotgun sequence genomic stretch:
- the LOC118031768 gene encoding probable inactive receptor kinase At1g27190, with product MKKKTLISLSLLLSLFALSFSIEDDITCLEGVKKSFTDPLSRLTSWTFNNNSVAFVCKLNGVSCWNEKENRIISLQLSSFQLSGKLPESLKYCHSLTTLDLSNNDLSGPIPPEICNWLPYIVSLDLSGNKFSGPIPPEIVNCKFLNNLILSGNQLTGSIPFGLGRLDRLKTFSVASNKLSGSIPDELGAFPKDDFDGNDGLCGKPLAKCGGLSSKSLGIIIVAGVVGAGGSLILGFVIWWWLFVRGGKRKRGSGVGGVKGADPSWIELLRSHKLVQVTLFQKPIVKIKLADILAATNSFDFENIVISTRTGDSYKADLPDGSSLAIKRLNACKLGEKQFRGEMNRLGELRHPNLVPLLGYCAVEVEKLLVYKHMPNGTLYSQLHGSGFGISQSSVLDWPTRVRVGVGATRGLAWLHHGCDPPYIHQYISSNVILLDDDFDARITDFGLARLISSPDSNDSSYVNGDLGEFGYIAPEYSSTMVASLKGDVYGFGVVLLELVTGQKALDVNNEEEGFKGNLVDWVNQLVSTGRSKDAIDKALTGKGHDDEIMQFLRVAWSCVVSRPKDRPSMYQVYESLKGLAEKHGFSDQYDEFPLIFGKQDPDYKE from the coding sequence atgaagaagaagaccctCATTTCCCTCTCTCTACTACTCTCCCTCTTCGCCTTATCTTTCTCCATAGAAGATGATATCACCTGTCTTGAAGGGGTCAAGAAGTCCTTTACTGACCCACTGAGTCGACTCACTTCCTGGACTTTCAACAACAACTCAGTTGCTTTCGTTTGTAAACTCAATGGTGTTTCTTGCTGGAACGAGAAGGAGAACCGAATCATCAGTCTTCAGCTATCGTCTTTCCAGCTTTCAGGCAAGTTACCGGAGTCTCTCAAGTACTGTCATAGCTTAACAACACTGGATCTTTCAAACAATGATCTTTCAGGGCCGATCCCACCTGAGATTTGTAACTGGTTGCCTTATATAGTCTCTCTTGATCTCTCCGGGAACAAATTTTCCGGTCCGATCCCGCCGGAGATTGTGAATTGTAAGTTCTtgaataatttgattttgagtgGAAATCAGTTGACTGGTTCGATTCCTTTTGGTCTTGGTCGCCTTGATCGGTTGAAAACGTTTTCAGTGGCGTCTAATAAACTGTCTGGTTCGATACCGGATGAATTGGGGGCTTTTCCGAAGGATGATTTTGATGGGAATGATGGATTGTGCGGTAAGCCGCTAGCGAAGTGTGGTGGGTTGAGTAGTAAGAGTCTTGGCATTATCATTGTTGCTGGGGTTGTTGGGGCTGGTGGTTCATTGATTTTGGGGTTTGTAATTTGGTGGTGGCTGTTTGTTAGGGGAGgtaagagaaagagaggttCTGGTGTCGGCGGCGTTAAGGGTGCTGATCCTAGTTGGATCGAGTTGCTTAGGTCACATAAGCTAGTACAGGTGACGTTGTTTCAAAAACCTATTGTTAAGATCAAGCTGGCTGATATTTTGGCTGCTACtaatagttttgattttgagaaTATTGTGATTTCAACGAGAACTGGGGATTCGTATAAGGCGGATTTGCCTGATGGATCTAGTCTCGCTATTAAGAGGCTTAATGCTTGCAAACTTGGTGAGAAGCAATTTAGGGGTGAGATGAATAGGTTAGGGGAGCTTAGGCATCCGAATTTGGTGCCATTGTTGGGTTATTGTGCTGTTGAAGTGGAAAAGCTCTTGGTGTATAAGCATATGCCTAATGGGACTTTATATTCTCAATTGCATGGGAGTGGGTTTGGTATTAGTCAGTCTAGTGTTTTGGATTGGCCTACGAGGGTGAGGGTTGGTGTTGGCGCAACAAGAGGACTTGCCTGGCTTCACCATGGGTGCGATCCACCTTATATTCACCAGTATATTAGTTCCAACGTGATACTtcttgatgatgattttgatgCAAGGATTACTGATTTTGGGTTGGCAAGGTTGATTAGTTCTCCTGATTCTAATGATAGTTCTTATGTTAATGGAGATCTTGGGGAGTTTGGGTACATTGCTCCTGAGTATTCCAGCACAATGGTTGCCTCATTGAAAGGTGATGTTTATGGCTTTGGTGTTGTGCTTTTGGAGTTGGTAACTGGACAGAAAGCTTTAGATGTCAATAATGAAGAGGAAGGATTCAAAGGGAATTTGGTGGATTGGGTTAATCAATTGGTGAGCACTGGTCGAAGCAAGGATGCCATTGATAAAGCTCTAACTGGGAAAGGTCAtgatgatgagattatgcagTTCTTGAGGGTTGCTTGGAGCTGTGTTGTTTCCAGGCCCAAGGACAGGCCTTCAATGTACCAAGTCTACGAGTCTCTGAAGGGTTTGGCTGAGAAACATGGTTTCTCTGATCAATACGATGAATTCCCACTGATCTTTGGCAAACAAGATCCTGATTACAAGGAGTAG
- the LOC118031769 gene encoding glutathione S-transferase F12, whose translation MVVKVYGPAMAVCPQRVMACLLEKGVEFDLVHVDLDSGEQKLPEFLLKQPFGQVPVVEDGDFKLFESRAIIRYYATKYEDRGPNLLGNTLEEKALVDQWLEIEAHNFNDLVFNIVFQVLILPRIGQQGDSELVKTCEEKLEKVLDVYEQRLSKSKYLAGDSFTLADLSHLPATRYLVNEAGLGHLVKDRKKLNAWWEDISSRPAWKKLMNLAGF comes from the exons ATGGTTGTTAAAGTGTATGGTCCTGCCATGGCTGTTTGCCCACAAAGGGTCATGGCTTGCCTCTTAGAGAAAGGAGTGGAATTTGATCTTGTACATGTTGATCTTGATTCCGGTGAGCAGAAGCTACCTGAATTCCTCCTCAAACAG CCTTTTGGGCAAGTTCCTGTTGTTGAAGATGGTGATTTCAAGCTTTTTG AGTCCAGAGCAATCATAAGATACTATGCAACAAAGTATGAAGACCGTGGACCTAATCTGCTTGGAAATACACTAGAAGAGAAAGCTCTGGTAGATCAATGGCTAGAAATTGAAGCCCACAACTTCAATGATCTGGTGTTCAACATAGTCTTCCAAGTTCTAATCCTGCCCAGAATTGGGCAGCAAGGTGACTCCGAGCTGGTCAAGACTTGCGAGGAAAAGCTAGAGAAGGTGTTGGATGTGTATGAGCAAAGGTTGTCCAAGAGCAAATATTTAGCCGGAGATAGCTTCACTCTTGCTGATTTAAGCCACCTGCCGGCCACCAGATACCTAGTCAACGAAGCTGGATTAGGGCACTTGGTGAAGGACAGAAAGAAATTGAATGCTTGGTGGGAGGACATTTCAAGCAGGCCTGCTTGGAAGAAACTGATGAATCTTGCTGGCTTCTAG